One part of the Homo sapiens chromosome 19, GRCh38.p14 Primary Assembly genome encodes these proteins:
- the SWSAP1 gene encoding ATPase SWSAP1, producing the protein MAETLRRVLTRGGAAWSGEENMPAAGPPLLLLGTPGSGKTALLFAAALEAAGEGQGPVLFLTRRPLQSMPRGTGTTLDPMRLQKIRFQYPPSTRELFRLLCSAHEAPGPAPSLLLLDGLEEYLAEDPEPQEAAYLIALLLDTAAHFSHRLGPGRDCGLMVALQTQEEAGSGDVLHLALLQRYFPAQCWLQPDAPGPGEHGLRACLEPGGLGPRTEWWVTFRSDGEMMIAPWPTQAGDPSSGKGSSSGGQP; encoded by the exons ATGGCGGAGACGCTGAGGCGGGTGCTAACCAGGGGCGGTGCGGCCTGGTCCGGGGAGGAGAACATGCCTGCCGCCGGACCGCCTTTGCTGCTGCTCGGTACACCAGGATCTGGAAAAACAGCGCTGCTATTTGCTGCGGCCCTAGAGGCGGCGGGGGAGGGCCAAGGCCCAGTCCTCTTCCTGACACGAAGGCCTCTTCAAAGCATGCCCCGCGGGACCGGAACGACTCTAGACCCAATGCGACTCCAG AAGATCCGCTTCCAGTACCCACCCTCAACCCGAGAGCTTTTCCGGCTCCTGTGCTCTGCCCATGAGGCCCCGGGGCCAGCCCCCTCCCTTCTGCTGCTCGACGGCCTAGAAGAGTACCTAGCGGAAGACCCAGAGCCCCAGGAAGCCGCCTACCTCATTGCCTTACTTCTAGACACAGCTGCCCACTTCAGCCACCGGCTTGGGCCTGGCCGGGATTGTGGGCTCATGGTGGCCCTCCAGACCCAGGAGGAAGCAGGTAGTGGGGACGTCCTGCACCTGGCACTGCTCCAGCGGTATTTTCCTGCCCAGTGCTGGCTGCAGCCAGATGCACCAGGTCCAGGAGAGCACGGCCTCCGAGCCTGCCTGGAGCCAGGCGGGCTGGGCCCCAGAACAGAGTGGTGGGTGACTTTCCGATCAGATGGAGAAATGATGATCGCTCCGTGGCCCACCCAGGCTGGTGACCCCAGCTCAGGCAAGGGTTCAAGCTCTGGAGGCCAGCCCTGA
- the EPOR gene encoding erythropoietin receptor precursor gives MDHLGASLWPQVGSLCLLLAGAAWAPPPNLPDPKFESKAALLAARGPEELLCFTERLEDLVCFWEEAASAGVGPGNYSFSYQLEDEPWKLCRLHQAPTARGAVRFWCSLPTADTSSFVPLELRVTAASGAPRYHRVIHINEVVLLDAPVGLVARLADESGHVVLRWLPPPETPMTSHIRYEVDVSAGNGAGSVQRVEILEGRTECVLSNLRGRTRYTFAVRARMAEPSFGGFWSAWSEPVSLLTPSDLDPLILTLSLILVVILVLLTVLALLSHRRALKQKIWPGIPSPESEFEGLFTTHKGNFQLWLYQNDGCLWWSPCTPFTEDPPASLEVLSERCWGTMQAVEPGTDDEGPLLEPVGSEHAQDTYLVLDKWLLPRNPPSEDLPGPGGSVDIVAMDEGSEASSCSSALASKPSPEGASAASFEYTILDPSSQLLRPWTLCPELPPTPPHLKYLYLVVSDSGISTDYSSGDSQGAQGGLSDGPYSNPYENSLIPAAEPLPPSYVACS, from the exons ATGGACCACCTCGGGGCGTCCCTCTGGCCCCAGGTCGGCTCCCTTTGTCTCCTGCTCGCTGGGGCCGCCTGGGCGCCCCCGCCTAACCTCCCGGACCCCAAGTTCGAGAGCAAAG CGGCCTTGCTGGCGGCCCGGGGGCCCGAAGAGCTTCTGTGCTTCACCGAGCGGTTGGAGGACTTGGTGTGTTTCTGGGAGGAAGCGGCGAGCGCTGGGGTGGGCCCGGGCAACTACAGCTTCTCCTACCAGCTCGA GGATGAGCCATGGAAGCTGTGTCGCCTGCACCAGGCTCCCACGGCTCGTGGTGCGGTGCGCTTCTGGTGTTCGCTGCCTACAGCCGACACGTCGAGCTTCGTGCCCCTAGAGTTGCGCGTCACAGCAGCCTCCGGCGCTCCGCGATATCACCGTGTCATCCACATCAATGAAGTAG TGCTCCTAGACGCCCCCGTGGGGCTGGTGGCGCGGTTGGCTGACGAGAGCGGCCACGTAGTGTTGCGCTGGCTCCCGCCGCCTGAGACACCCATGACGTCTCACATCCGCTACGAGGTGGACGTCTCGGCCGGCAACGGCGCAGGGAGCGTACAGAGG GTGGAGATCCTGGAGGGCCGCACCGAGTGTGTGCTGAGCAACCTGCGGGGCCGGACGCGCTACACCTTCGCCGTCCGCGCGCGTATGGCTGAGCCGAGCTTCGGCGGCTTCTGGAGCGCCTGGTCGGAGCCTGTGTCGCTGCTGACGCCTAGCG ACCTGGACCCCCTCATCCTGACGCTCTCCCTCATCCTCGTGGTCATCCTGGTGCTGCTGACCGTGCTCGCGCTGCTCTCCCACCGCCG GGCTCTGAAGCAGAAGATCTGGCCTGGCATCCCGAGCCCAGAGAGCGAGTTTGAAGGCCTCTTCACCACCCACAAGGGTAACTTCCAG CTGTGGCTGTACCAGAATGATGGCTGCCTGTGGTGGAGCCCCTGCACCCCCTTCACGGAGGACCCACCTGCTTCCCTGGAAGTCCTCTCAGAGCGCTGCTGGGGGACGATGCAGGCAGTGGAGCCGGGGACAGATGATGAGGGCCCCCTGCTGGAGCCAGTGGGCAGTGAGCATGCCCAGGATACCTATCTGGTGCTGGACAAATGGTTGCTGCCCCGGAACCCGCCCAGTGAGGACCTCCCAGGGCCTGGTGGCAGTGTGGACATAGTGGCCATGGATGAAGGCTCAGAAGCATCCTCCTGCTCATCTGCTTTGGCCTCGAAGCCCAGCCCAGAGGGAGCCTCTGCTGCCAGCTTTGAGTACACTATCCTGGACCCCAGCTCCCAGCTCTTGCGTCCATGGACACTGTGCCCTGAGctgccccctaccccaccccacctaAAGTACCTGTACCTTGTGGTATCTGACTCTGGCATCTCAACTGACTACAGCTCAGGGGACTCCCAGGGAGCCCAAGGGGGCTTATCCGATGGCCCCTACTCCAACCCTTATGAGAACAGCCTTATCCCAGCCGCTGAGCCTCTGCCCCCCAGCTATGTGGCTTGCTCTTAG